One genomic region from Bacillus sp. SLBN-46 encodes:
- a CDS encoding LysR family transcriptional regulator, with the protein MELNDLIIFKTVVDEGSITKAAKELGYVQPNVSERIKKLEQELEAPLLHRNHKGISLLPSGEILLEYANRILHLVDEAKREIKIGGETYRIGTSPSILSSYLKNRIKEDFTKYQLIIDHSSQLQPLLFQQKVDMIITYTNHASPELEEVFRTKLSMSLQKAKGKPVPDYADEFFFVSHDPQCPFRRHTVAFMEEHGLSQRKLHQVDSYSLIREFVVQGKGVAFLPSNVVDVDTIDELSTADLPIYFYIHRASRKRIPNDIF; encoded by the coding sequence ATGGAGTTAAATGATTTGATTATATTCAAAACGGTAGTTGATGAAGGGTCCATCACGAAAGCGGCCAAAGAATTAGGGTATGTTCAACCTAATGTATCTGAAAGAATCAAGAAACTCGAACAAGAACTAGAGGCCCCTTTATTGCATCGGAATCACAAAGGCATTTCGTTACTTCCATCTGGAGAAATTTTGTTGGAGTACGCGAACCGAATCCTACATTTAGTGGATGAAGCCAAACGTGAAATTAAAATTGGCGGGGAGACGTACCGGATTGGCACTTCTCCATCTATTTTGTCCTCTTATTTAAAGAACCGGATTAAAGAAGATTTTACGAAGTATCAATTAATTATTGATCATAGCAGTCAATTGCAGCCATTGTTATTTCAACAAAAAGTAGACATGATCATTACCTACACGAATCATGCGAGTCCTGAATTGGAAGAGGTATTCCGCACCAAGCTTTCAATGAGCCTGCAAAAAGCAAAAGGAAAACCTGTTCCTGATTATGCCGATGAGTTTTTTTTCGTTAGTCACGACCCACAGTGTCCTTTTCGTAGGCATACCGTTGCATTCATGGAGGAGCATGGACTCTCCCAGCGAAAACTCCATCAGGTGGATTCCTATTCCTTAATCAGGGAATTTGTTGTTCAAGGAAAAGGGGTAGCGTTCTTGCCCAGTAACGTGGTGGATGTAGACACGATCGACGAGTTATCGACTGCCGATCTTCCTATTTATTTTTATATTCATCGCGCCTCCCGGAAACGAATTCCGAATGACATTTTTTAA
- a CDS encoding VOC family protein has protein sequence MITYKCLHHVSLTVTDLEKAKDFYSRILCLKEIPRPAFDFPGAWYEIEGQQLHLIVDPSSQTIRQDKRLSSREGHFALRVGNYYDTLEWLKQNEVEVLEKPHGKSGFAQIFCADPDGNLIELNVDQKDL, from the coding sequence TTGATTACATACAAATGCCTCCATCATGTCAGTCTGACAGTGACTGATTTGGAAAAAGCAAAAGACTTCTATAGTAGAATTTTGTGTTTAAAGGAAATACCGCGTCCAGCTTTTGATTTTCCAGGCGCCTGGTACGAAATCGAGGGCCAGCAGCTTCACTTAATCGTCGATCCTTCATCGCAGACGATTCGTCAGGATAAACGCTTATCCAGCAGAGAAGGCCACTTTGCCCTCAGAGTGGGGAATTACTATGACACTTTGGAATGGTTGAAGCAGAATGAAGTGGAAGTCCTTGAAAAACCACATGGAAAAAGCGGATTCGCCCAGATCTTCTGCGCCGACCCAGATGGCAACCTGATTGAACTAAATGTAGACCAAAAAGACTTATAA
- a CDS encoding EamA family transporter, with product MSVVLALLAALFAAITGILAKIGMENVNSNLATAVRTIVVVIMAFIVVLVTHQLHTISTITNKALLFIGLSGIATGLSWLFFFRALAIGEVSKVVAIDKASIVLTIILSILVLGEPAKAVVIAGGAIISIGTFILIGKNEEKKRFTGSQRYIVHAMIGAVFAALTAILAKIGLEGVDSNVGTFLRTVVILFFAWGIVLFQGTFKELWRISKKGYLFLILSGVATGLSWLCYFAAIALGDVSVVAPIDKFSVVLTMVLSFFILKEKVAKHKILGGVIITVGTIILIL from the coding sequence ATGAGTGTAGTGTTGGCCTTGTTGGCCGCTTTGTTTGCGGCAATAACCGGGATATTAGCCAAGATCGGAATGGAGAACGTCAATTCCAACTTAGCCACGGCGGTTCGGACCATCGTTGTGGTGATCATGGCTTTTATCGTGGTCCTGGTTACCCATCAACTTCATACGATTTCTACGATTACCAACAAAGCATTATTGTTTATTGGCCTTTCGGGCATTGCAACGGGTTTGTCATGGCTGTTTTTTTTCAGGGCTCTGGCAATAGGAGAAGTGTCTAAGGTCGTGGCGATTGATAAGGCCAGTATTGTGCTGACCATTATTTTATCGATTCTTGTGTTGGGAGAGCCTGCAAAAGCCGTGGTAATTGCGGGTGGGGCCATTATTTCCATTGGTACGTTTATCTTAATTGGAAAAAACGAAGAGAAGAAACGATTTACAGGCTCTCAACGCTATATTGTCCATGCGATGATAGGGGCTGTGTTTGCTGCGTTAACGGCTATTTTAGCAAAAATAGGGCTGGAAGGGGTCGATTCGAATGTCGGTACCTTTTTGCGAACTGTTGTCATCCTCTTTTTTGCATGGGGGATCGTGTTGTTTCAAGGGACATTTAAGGAGTTGTGGCGGATCTCCAAAAAGGGCTATCTTTTTCTTATCCTATCAGGTGTGGCCACTGGTTTGTCGTGGCTGTGCTATTTTGCTGCGATTGCCTTAGGGGATGTTTCGGTCGTAGCTCCCATCGACAAATTTAGTGTCGTGCTCACGATGGTGTTGAGCTTTTTTATTTTAAAAGAGAAAGTAGCAAAACATAAGATTTTGGGCGGAGTCATTATTACGGTTGGGACGATTATCTTGATTTTATAA
- a CDS encoding DUF4865 family protein, producing MIGMQYKVILPTDYDMNIIRRRVQENGHKTDGFPGLLFKAYLTTESGKNGSLYNSYAPLYIWNTAQGMNSFVFDGYYDNILASFGWQHINIGVPLNVTLEENFSKSRYAIEYAGRIPEQQSLVDFSFTAVDQYVKNAEAKSGDFLIYNPDKWGYSHFSFFQEKPEVASSSNLTIYEILHISQ from the coding sequence ATGATAGGTATGCAATATAAGGTTATTTTACCAACGGATTACGATATGAATATTATTAGACGGCGAGTGCAAGAAAACGGGCATAAGACAGATGGATTTCCGGGGCTGTTGTTTAAGGCCTATTTAACCACAGAGTCTGGGAAAAACGGCAGCTTATACAATTCCTACGCACCCTTGTATATTTGGAACACTGCGCAAGGGATGAATTCCTTTGTCTTTGACGGGTATTATGACAATATATTAGCTTCATTTGGATGGCAGCATATTAACATTGGAGTACCATTAAATGTAACCTTGGAAGAGAATTTTTCTAAAAGTAGATACGCGATTGAATATGCGGGGCGCATTCCAGAACAGCAATCATTAGTCGATTTTTCATTCACTGCAGTGGATCAGTATGTGAAAAATGCAGAAGCAAAGAGTGGGGATTTCTTAATTTACAATCCTGATAAATGGGGCTATAGCCATTTCAGCTTTTTTCAAGAAAAACCAGAAGTGGCCTCATCTAGCAATCTAACCATCTATGAAATTTTACACATTTCACAATAG